The segment GCGCGGGCGCGTACATCTGCGGTGAGGAGACCGCGCTGCTGGACTCCCTGGAAGGACGGCGCGGCCAGCCCCGGCTGCGACCCCCCTTCCCCGCGGTCGCCGGACTGTACGCCTGCCCCACTGTGGTGAACAACGTCGAGTCCATCGCATCGGTTCCCGCGATCCTCAACCGCGGCAAGGACTGGTTCCGTTCGATGGGCAGCGAGAAGTCCGCGGGCTTCACGCTCTACTCGCTCAGCGGCCATGTCGCCAACCCCGGCCAGTACGAGGCCCCGCTCGGGATCACCCTGCGCCAGCTCCTCGATATGAGCGGCGGGATGCGCCCCGGCCACCGGCTGAAGTTCTGGACCCCCGGCGGCTCCTCCACCCCGCTGCTGACCGAGGCCCACCTCGACGTACCCCTCGACTACGAGGGCGTCGGCGCGGCCGGCTCCATGCTCGGCACCAAGGCGCTCCAGTGCTTCGACGAGACCACCTGCGTCGTCCGGGCCGTCACCCGCTGGACCGAGTTCTACGCCCATGAGTCCTGCGGCAAGTGCACCCCCTGCCGCGAAGGCACCTACTGGCTGGTCCAGCTGATGCGCGACATCGAGGCGGGCAAGGGCGTCGCTGCCGATCTCGACAAGCTCAACGACATCGCCGACAACATCAACGGCAAATCGTTCTGCGCCCTCGGTGACGGCGCCGCCTCCCCGATCTTCTCGTCGCTCCAGTACTTCCGCGAGGAGTACGAACGGCACCTCGACGGCCGCGGCTGCCCGTTCGACCCCGCCAGGTCGACCGTCTGGGCCGACCGGAACCCCACCACCACGGAGGTGAACGCATGACGGTGACCACCAGCGCTCCCTCCGGGGGCGACCAGGCGCCGGTACCGCCCGAGGACCTCGTGACGCTGACCATCGACGGCACCGAGATCAGCGTCCCCAAGGGGACCCTGGTCATCCGCGCCGCCGAACTCCTCGGCATCGAGATCCCCCGCTTCTGCGACCACCCCCTCCTCGACCCGGCCGGCGCCTGCCGCCAGTGCATTGTCGAGGTCGAGGGCCAGCGCAAGCCGATGGCGTCCTGCACCATCACCTGTACCGACGGCATGGTCGTCAGGTCACAGCTCACCTCGCCGGTCGCCGAGAAGGCGCAGAAGGGCGTGATGGAGCTGCTGCTGATCAACCATCCGCTGGACTGCCCGGTCTGCGACAAGGGCGGCGAATGCCCGCTCCAGAACCAGGCCATGTCCCACGGCGACACCGACTCCCGCTTCGACGGCAGGAAGCGGACGTACGAGAAGCCGGTGGCGATCTCCAGCCAGGTGCTGCTGGACCGGGAGCGGTGCGTGCTCTGCGCCCGCTGCACCCGCTTCTCCAACCAGATCGCCGGCGACCCGATGATCGAACTCATCGAACGCGGCGCGCTCCAGCAGGTCGGCACCGGCGAGGGCGACCCCTTCGAGTCGTACTTCTCCGGGAACACCATCCAGATCTGCCCGGTCGGCGCGCTGACCTCCGCCGCCTACCGCTTCCGCTCCCGCCCTTTCGACCTGGTGTCGTCGCCGAGCGTGTGCGAACACTGCGCCGGCGGCTGCGCCACCCGCACCGACCACCGGCGCGGCAAGGTGATGCGGCGGCTGGCCGCCGACGACCCCGAGGTCAACGAG is part of the Streptomyces qinzhouensis genome and harbors:
- the nuoF gene encoding NADH-quinone oxidoreductase subunit NuoF, translated to MTLSTEYGDQAGAGTGGESSPEKLLAPVLSAFWDDARSWTLDTYRRHDGYEGLRKALAMSPDEVIAYVKDSGLRGRGGAGFPTGMKWQFIPQGDGKPHYLVVNADESEPGTCKDIPLLFANPHSLIEGMIIACYAIRSNHAFIYLRGEVVPVLRRLHEAVREAYEAGYLGRNVLGSGLDLDITVHAGAGAYICGEETALLDSLEGRRGQPRLRPPFPAVAGLYACPTVVNNVESIASVPAILNRGKDWFRSMGSEKSAGFTLYSLSGHVANPGQYEAPLGITLRQLLDMSGGMRPGHRLKFWTPGGSSTPLLTEAHLDVPLDYEGVGAAGSMLGTKALQCFDETTCVVRAVTRWTEFYAHESCGKCTPCREGTYWLVQLMRDIEAGKGVAADLDKLNDIADNINGKSFCALGDGAASPIFSSLQYFREEYERHLDGRGCPFDPARSTVWADRNPTTTEVNA